The following are encoded in a window of Carya illinoinensis cultivar Pawnee chromosome 15, C.illinoinensisPawnee_v1, whole genome shotgun sequence genomic DNA:
- the LOC122296590 gene encoding amino acid permease 3-like, whose protein sequence is MHQIQNIATNNQLSDQGLLPRRCSDSESVDDDGLLPKLAGNVAQLGWVAGPAVIIFFSLVTFYTSALLCACYRSPVTSKRNHTYMDAIRSNLDGAKVKICLVIQYLNLLAAASEYTVFAALMMMHGYQELVLALLSLKLQVRRCKFCTFCSIILQENGRNFDRNLTVKMNLAWCVHGIYYTELPLTDGNNTTTPAQKILKIIRAVGDLAHAYDLSAVLIETMLNISPPLEAETIMKKATRRSLILTTFVCMLHGCLLFAAFGNNVSPRVFLLHGFYKPYWQLDMIASAAIVIQFSGGYQIYLLPILTMVEEALGERFPDNEFITKDIKIPTGCKLNLFRLVWRTLFVITTTVLSMFLTIYVDLLKLVQILAFWPIAVYFPVEMYMVQKKIPKWSKRWTCLQILTVGWLIVTIATAAASSVDIFSTGSNYYDPFKPKYF, encoded by the exons ATGCATCAGATTCAGAACATTGCCACAAATAACCAGCTTTCCGACCAAGGTCTGCTCCCACGACGCTGCAGCGACTCTGAGTCCGTGGACGACGACGGCCTCCTCCCAAAGCTAGCTG GGAACGTTGCACAACTTGGATGGGTTGCTGGTCCAGCCGTGATCATCTTCTTCTCCCTCGTGACTTTCTATACCTCCGCTTTGCTCTGCGCCTGCTATCGTTCACCTGTCACTTCCAAGAGAAACCATACTTACATGGATGCCATTCGATCCAACTTGG ATGGGGCAAAGGTCAAGATATGCTTGGTGATTCAGTACCTGAACCTTCTTGCAGCAGCCAGCGAGTACACTGTTTTTGCAGCCCTAATGATGATGCAC GGATATCAG GAATTGGTCTTGGCCTTGCTATCGCTAAAGTTGCAG GTACGTAGGTGCAAGTTTTGTACGTTTTGCTCAATTATATTACAAGAAAATGGCCGAAACTTCGATCGGAATCTGACTGTAAAAATGAACCTTGCATGGT GTGTGCATGGGATATATTATACTGAACTTCCATTGACGGATGGTAATAACACTACGACTCCAGCccaaaaaatattgaagatCATCCGAGCAGTCGGGGATTTAGCTCATGCATACGATTTATCAGCCGTCCTTATTGAGACCATG TTAAATATATCCCCACCATTAGAAGCCGAGACAATCATGAAGAAGGCCACTCGACGTAGCCTTATACTCACAACCTTTGTCTGCATGCTTCATGGTTGCTTGCTTTTTGCTGCTTTTGGAAATAACGTATCTCCTCGTGTATTCCTCCTTCATGGCTTCTATAAACCATATTGGCAGCTTGACATGATAGCAAGTGCTGCCATAGTAATTCAATTTTCTGGAGGATACCAGATCTATTTGCTACCCATTTTGACCATGGTTGAGGAAGCCCTAGGAGAGAGATTCCCGGATAATGAATTCATCACCAAAGACATTAAAATCCCGACCGGCTGCAAACTCAACCTCTTTCGACTGGTTTGGAGGACACTTTTTGTGATCACAACCACTGTGTTATCAATGTTTCTAACAATCTACGTCGACCTGCTTAAACTCGTTCAGATTTTGGCCTTTTGGCCTATCGCAGTTTACTTCCCAGTGGAGATGTATATGGTGCAAAAGAAGATACCAAAATGGAGCAAAAGATGGACTTGCCTTCAAATCCTCACTGTCGGGTGGCTCATTGTTACCATAGCCACAGCTGCTGCCTCTAGTGTTGATATTTTTAGTACTGGGTCTAATTATTATGATCCCTTCAAGCCAAAGTATTTCTAG